GGTGATATAAAGCTTCTTGGATTTGATCCGGGTTACAGCGATAAATGGACGTGGGCATATGTATGGCCATATTACTTTGGAGGAAAAGTTGTAGATGAAAAGACGGGGGCGATAACGGCTAACAGCCCAATATGTATAAAATCCTATGAATGGTTCCAAGACTTATCAAAGATGTACGGAACGAAGGAGCAGCTAGAAAAATTCGTGGGGGGTTACGGTCCTTATTGGTCGGCAAGTAATCCTTTTATAGCGGGAAAAGTGGCCATGACATTTGGGGGAGATTGGATCGCGAAAATAATCGATCTTTACAACCCGACCATGAAGTGGGGCTTTTCCTGGTTTCCAAGCGCTGATGGCAGCGCAAAAGCTTACACAGAAATAGACATGGCTGTCATTCCAAAAGGGGCCAAACATGTAAAGGGGGCTAAAGAATTTTTGGCATTTCTCTCAAAACCACAGAATCTTCTTAAATTTCTTACACCTGTTCCTGTCCTGAAAGAAGAATACGTTAAGAAATATGAAAAATTCATGGTTACATATCCCCATAGAAAACTTTTCACTGAAATTTTCGATAAAGTCCATCTTTTCTTTGCGCCTACCACGCCAGTGTGGCAAAAGTACAACGATTTTTTAAAGAGTGCCTTTCTTGATGTGATATTTTTGAGAACATCTCCAAAAGATGCGCTCAATACCGTTCAAGAGAAAATGAAAAGAGTCTTGCAGATGATGGGACAGTAAAAGATAAGCAAGAAGTGTCCTGGTTAAACCAGACACTTCTTGCTTTAAGTTAATCCAATATGGAGGGATACGATTGACTATAAGGAAAAGAAAAGAACTCATGTGGGGAATAATTTTCGTCTCGCCATGGATAATAGGGCTTGCATTATTTTATTTCTACCCAATGGCCACTTCTTTATACTACAGTTTTACAAGATATACCGTCATTCGCCCCCCAAAATGGATAGGTTTAATGAATTACAAATGGCTTTTGACGGACAATCTTTTTTGGACATCCGTTAAAAACACTTTCTACTTCATGATAATAGGTGTTCCTCTTACCCAAATGATTGCTCTTGTGGTGGCTTACATGTTTTATCAAGTAAAAGATAATAAGGTTTTAAGTTCTTTAAAAGTTTTTTATCTTTTTCCAGTTTTAGTACCTGGTGTTATTCTCGCAATAGTATGGGATCTTATGCTAAACAGTCAATATGGAGTTTTCAACTTCTTTCTTCGTCTCCTTGGAATAAATGGTCCTAATTGGTTAGAAAGCACGTTTTGGTCCAAGCCATCTATAATACTAGTTGGAATATGGTACATAGGCATGAGCATGATAATTTACGTTGCAGCACTTAACGATGTCCCAAAGGAGCTTTACGAAGTTGCCGATATAGATGGAGCAACCTGGTTGACAAAACTATCAAAGATAACGATTCCAATGGTTTCTCCAGCGGTTCTTTTTAACGTGATAACCGGCATGATATCGATTATCCAACTTTTCGACTTGCCATACATATTAACCAGCGGCGGCCCATCTCATTCCAGTTACACTTGGGCCATGCAGATATACGATAATGCATTCACGTATATGAACATGGGATACGCTTCTGCTTCAGCATGGTTGATGTTCATAGTCACTTTAGCCCTCACCATATTGGTGTTTGTCATCAGTAAGAAGAAAATTTACTACGGGGGTGAGGGCTAAAATGAAGCGACATGCACATGGCAAACTCATAGTGGCGATCGTCTTAATAATTCTTGCGGTAATTTTTGCTTTTCCTTTTTATTGGATGGTGATAACCTCTCTTGAGCCTTTGAAAGATTTCATGAAACTTCCAATTTCATTTTTTCCTAAACATTTCCTTTTCCAAAATTACGCTCGCGCAGTTCATTACATTCCATTTTTTACTTACTTTAAAAATTCGAGTTGGATTGCTATTATGAGTACACTAGGTGCAACTTTAACATCTTCTTTTGTTGCATATGGTTTTTCAAAGATCAAATGGCCAATGAGAGACACACTTTTTATGATCACATTGGCAAGTATGATGATTCCTTTTGTGGTGCTTATGATACCTCTATATATAGAGTTTAAGAATTTTGGATGGATAGGAACTTTTAAACCACTCTGGCTTCCGTGGTGGTTTGGAAGTGCATGGAGCATTTTCTTCTTACGGCAGTTCTATATGACGATTCCAAATGAACTGATAGATGCCGCAAAAGTGGATGGGGCTTCTCATATACAAATATGGTTCAGAATAATGCTTCCTTTAACAAAACCTGCTCTTTCGGTGGTTGCTCTGTTCAATTTCATATGGTCGTGGCAATCATTCTTACAGCCTTTGGTTTTTCTCAACGATAAAAGCATGTACACTTTAACACTCGGATTGGCTTCTTTTCAACAAAGACATGGGGGCGTAGAATGGAATCTTTTAATGGCCGCTGCCACGTTGGCAACAATTCCTATTCTGATCATTTTCATATTTATGAATAAGTATCTGATCGAGGGTATACACATAACATCTGGATTGAAGGGGTAAACAGATGAAAAGAATAAAGGTAGATGTTTCTCCTATTGAGCGTTTTACAACTAAAATATTTAAAATGAGGGTTGAAAAGGGAACAACTGAAATCCGTCTGCGTTTAGTTGAGAGTTCGACAAAAGCAGGTAATGAATTAAAAATCTTGATTTACGATGCATGCGGAGATTTTAGAGGATGGATGGATAAAAATAAAGACGAACTTCTTTTGAAGAAAAATGGATCTAGTTTGAATGGGGTAAGTGGCTACTTACCAGAAGGTGAGTGGAAAATTTTGATCGAGTTTGGAATGATCACCAACTATTTTCTCTGTGAAATAGAAGAAGATTCCCGTTTTACTCCATCAAACGAAGAATGGTTCGTTGGAGAATTACATTCTCATACAACAAAAAGCGATGGAGCGATGAGCATAGAAGAACTGCTCAAGGAAGCTAAAGACCATGGACTGGATTTCATCTTCATCACAGATCATGATGTACCGCTTCTAACAAACGAAAGAAATAAAAACGAAGGAAGTTTTAAAGTGTTTCCAGGTACGGAGTTAACCACATATAAAGGTCACGCACTTGCTTTGGGAATTAGCAGACACGTGAATCCCACCCTTTTGCATGAGAGCCTTGAGGATGCCTCAAATCTTGTGAAAAGTGAAGGAGGCATTTTTGGAATAGCGCATCCTTTCTTTCCGCCTAGCCCTTATTGTAGTGGATGCAAATGGAGTTACAACGTCTCCCCGAAATTCATAGATTTTCTGGAAATATGGAACAGTGGGGGAACAGGAGCGTTATTTCCAGCGTTTAATTTCGCATCTTTATCGTTGTGGACGGAATTTTTAAACGATGGGTATAGAATTTCGGCGACATCAGGTGGAGATATCCATCGCCGCGGAGATTTCAACGATCTTTGGCTTCCCTATCACGTTAGAACAAACGAAATTGAATTGAAACAGATCCTTTGTTCTATAAGATCCGGTAAAAGTTACGCATCCAGAGGGAAGTTTTTCTTTGAAGCCTTTTACAGGAACAGAACTTATCAGTGTGGAGATGTCGTTAAAATAAGCGATGGCAATTCATTTGAAATACACGTGAAAACAGAAAACGCCAGCAAAATCTTGTTGATGAGTTCAAAGGGAGTGGTGATGGTTGACAGCTCTTTTGTCAACAAAAAAATGGAGCTCGATGGCATCCGCTGGATAAATGCCGTGGCACTTTATAAAAACTTCATCGTGGGATTTTCTAATCCAATATATTTTGACTATTTTGAGCATCTCGATTATACTAACGACAAAAAAGAAGATTGTGCACTTTGAAGTGAGAGGAGAATGATGAGCAACTTCGAAGAAGAAATAAAAGAACAACCAGGTGCTTTACAACGATTTTTAAATAGTATATCGTCTCTCAGAAAAACGCTACTCAGAATTGCGAGTTTTCATCCAATAAGGATTGCTTTCTTTGGAATGGGAAGCTCTTTGTATGCCACTATTCCTGCCGTATATCTTCTTCGTTCTGCTGGAATAAGTGCCAATTATTATGACGCTTCTGAGGCTTTATGGTATATACCACAAAAATGGTTTGATAACATTGATATGTGCGTATTTGTATCTCAATCGGGAGAAACCATAGAGATACGAAAACTTCTTGATAAGATAAGAAACTCCAAAGTGTTAAAAGTGGGAATAACGGCAAATACCAAAAGTTATGTTGCTAACAATTGTGATGAGGTTATCGATATTTTTACGGGAAAAGAAAGGGCTCTCGGCTCAACTAAAACCCATATGAATTCCGTAGTGGCTTCTCTTGTTCTCTCCATGTTTTTAGCAAATTCAGAAGGCCAAGTGAAGCATCTTATGAAATTGCCTTCAATTGTAAACGATAGTATTTTGAGGGCTTCTTCAACAGTTGAAGACCTTTTTAAAAAGATCGATGTCAATAAGTTCAACGACTCCGTGATAACTTCAAGAGGATTCTTACTTGGGGAAGTTTATCAATCTGCTTTGACACTTAATGAGATAAGTCGTGTAAGCGCTCTTGCAATATCTACCGGAATGCTAAAACACGGACCTATGGAAATATTTTCCGAAAGAAGGGGAATAACATGTTTCGTTCCAAGTTCATCTGTTAGAACGTTGTTGATCAAATTTTGCCAAAGTATTGTAAGCCATGTCGACTTTATTTGGATAATGTCAAATGGAGCGCTTGATATAGAGTTATCTCCACATCTTTTCAAAGTGGAAACGAATTTTGATTTGCCAGAATATCTCCAAGGTCTGATCTTTTTACCCTATATCCAAATTCTTGCTTACAGAATAAGAAAAATGAAGAATCTTGAAGATGATGAATTTTATTTTATAAAAAAGGTAACCACGGAGGAATGACTATGGAAAAAATTTACGTACTTGGTAATTTGAACGTGGATATAATCATGGGATATTTCGAAAAATGGCCTTCTATTGGCTCGGAGGTAACAGGCAACTTTTTTGACTTCAGATACGCTGGAGCGGCAGGAAATAGTGCATTGGCTTTGAAAAGACTTGGCTTCGATGTCTATGTCATTTCTTCGGTTGGAAGCGATGAATTTGGAGAGAGATTCTTTTTAAACTTTAGAAAAGAAGGGATAAATCTTTCAAAATGTGAAAAGAGTAAGAAAAGAACAGGAATGTCGGTGGGAATCTCTTTCGAAAATAAAGAAAGAACATTTTTCACCTTTTTGGGAGCTTTAGAAGATATGAATGAAACATTCATAAACAAGGAAGTAAAAGAAATCGAAAATTCCTGGATCGTCATATGTGGTTTTAATCTCATTCCTTTCTTCCAGGACAAACGCTTTTTAGAGACGGTTAAAATGATGAAGGAACATAAAAACAAGATACTCTTCGATCCTGGCTGGCCACCAGAAGGGTGGAACGATGGTAAAAGACAACAGGCAGTTCAATTGGCCGCATTAAGCGATTGGTTTGTTCCAAATCTAAGTGAAGCCCAGGCTATTTCTCAAAAGTCTTCTCTAAAAGAGAGCATCGAATACTTCAAAAAGCAAGGAATTCAAAACTGTGTGATTAAACTTGGCAAAAATGGTTCTCAAGGTTTTACATTGGATAGACATACATTGTCAGCTGTTTTTCAGGTTGGAGAAATTAAAGACACCGTTGGAGCTGGCGATCTATTTAATGCCGCTTTGATAAAAGGTATAACTCTAGGCTGGGACGACAAAATGGCCATAAAATTTGCAACCTTTTACGCGTCGTTGTGCATAACAAAAATGGGAAAAGAACGTTATCTCTCTTTTGAAGAAGCTTACGCCTCTTTTTTAAAAGAGGTTTGAAAATACTTGAAAATAGAGGAGGTAAAGAAATGTCAAAGGTAAATATTTCCATAAT
This genomic window from Mesoaciditoga lauensis cd-1655R = DSM 25116 contains:
- a CDS encoding carbohydrate ABC transporter permease yields the protein MKRHAHGKLIVAIVLIILAVIFAFPFYWMVITSLEPLKDFMKLPISFFPKHFLFQNYARAVHYIPFFTYFKNSSWIAIMSTLGATLTSSFVAYGFSKIKWPMRDTLFMITLASMMIPFVVLMIPLYIEFKNFGWIGTFKPLWLPWWFGSAWSIFFLRQFYMTIPNELIDAAKVDGASHIQIWFRIMLPLTKPALSVVALFNFIWSWQSFLQPLVFLNDKSMYTLTLGLASFQQRHGGVEWNLLMAAATLATIPILIIFIFMNKYLIEGIHITSGLKG
- a CDS encoding SIS domain-containing protein, whose product is MSNFEEEIKEQPGALQRFLNSISSLRKTLLRIASFHPIRIAFFGMGSSLYATIPAVYLLRSAGISANYYDASEALWYIPQKWFDNIDMCVFVSQSGETIEIRKLLDKIRNSKVLKVGITANTKSYVANNCDEVIDIFTGKERALGSTKTHMNSVVASLVLSMFLANSEGQVKHLMKLPSIVNDSILRASSTVEDLFKKIDVNKFNDSVITSRGFLLGEVYQSALTLNEISRVSALAISTGMLKHGPMEIFSERRGITCFVPSSSVRTLLIKFCQSIVSHVDFIWIMSNGALDIELSPHLFKVETNFDLPEYLQGLIFLPYIQILAYRIRKMKNLEDDEFYFIKKVTTEE
- a CDS encoding ABC transporter substrate-binding protein, giving the protein MKRILGVSLLLLFCISSLFFARTTVTFMTDWTGPELNVITSIAEQFNSSQNKYTLKVVTVSNLAEKFLTSLAAGNPPDILHANHQYIAPLVAMNAVEPIDDVTKYGANLNEYREEVLKSAQYHNHLYAIPMKLDIFGLFWNKELFEKAGLDPNHPPATLEELKEYAKKLTKRDSNGDIKLLGFDPGYSDKWTWAYVWPYYFGGKVVDEKTGAITANSPICIKSYEWFQDLSKMYGTKEQLEKFVGGYGPYWSASNPFIAGKVAMTFGGDWIAKIIDLYNPTMKWGFSWFPSADGSAKAYTEIDMAVIPKGAKHVKGAKEFLAFLSKPQNLLKFLTPVPVLKEEYVKKYEKFMVTYPHRKLFTEIFDKVHLFFAPTTPVWQKYNDFLKSAFLDVIFLRTSPKDALNTVQEKMKRVLQMMGQ
- a CDS encoding carbohydrate kinase family protein, whose translation is MEKIYVLGNLNVDIIMGYFEKWPSIGSEVTGNFFDFRYAGAAGNSALALKRLGFDVYVISSVGSDEFGERFFLNFRKEGINLSKCEKSKKRTGMSVGISFENKERTFFTFLGALEDMNETFINKEVKEIENSWIVICGFNLIPFFQDKRFLETVKMMKEHKNKILFDPGWPPEGWNDGKRQQAVQLAALSDWFVPNLSEAQAISQKSSLKESIEYFKKQGIQNCVIKLGKNGSQGFTLDRHTLSAVFQVGEIKDTVGAGDLFNAALIKGITLGWDDKMAIKFATFYASLCITKMGKERYLSFEEAYASFLKEV
- a CDS encoding CehA/McbA family metallohydrolase, producing the protein MKRIKVDVSPIERFTTKIFKMRVEKGTTEIRLRLVESSTKAGNELKILIYDACGDFRGWMDKNKDELLLKKNGSSLNGVSGYLPEGEWKILIEFGMITNYFLCEIEEDSRFTPSNEEWFVGELHSHTTKSDGAMSIEELLKEAKDHGLDFIFITDHDVPLLTNERNKNEGSFKVFPGTELTTYKGHALALGISRHVNPTLLHESLEDASNLVKSEGGIFGIAHPFFPPSPYCSGCKWSYNVSPKFIDFLEIWNSGGTGALFPAFNFASLSLWTEFLNDGYRISATSGGDIHRRGDFNDLWLPYHVRTNEIELKQILCSIRSGKSYASRGKFFFEAFYRNRTYQCGDVVKISDGNSFEIHVKTENASKILLMSSKGVVMVDSSFVNKKMELDGIRWINAVALYKNFIVGFSNPIYFDYFEHLDYTNDKKEDCAL
- a CDS encoding carbohydrate ABC transporter permease produces the protein MTIRKRKELMWGIIFVSPWIIGLALFYFYPMATSLYYSFTRYTVIRPPKWIGLMNYKWLLTDNLFWTSVKNTFYFMIIGVPLTQMIALVVAYMFYQVKDNKVLSSLKVFYLFPVLVPGVILAIVWDLMLNSQYGVFNFFLRLLGINGPNWLESTFWSKPSIILVGIWYIGMSMIIYVAALNDVPKELYEVADIDGATWLTKLSKITIPMVSPAVLFNVITGMISIIQLFDLPYILTSGGPSHSSYTWAMQIYDNAFTYMNMGYASASAWLMFIVTLALTILVFVISKKKIYYGGEG